The Coleofasciculus chthonoplastes PCC 7420 sequence ATACTAACAAGGCGAAATAAGGCAACCCCTGTAAGGATGAAAGCCGCAGGCAACTGCTGATCTAAAAGCGCGATCGCAGTCGCTTCAAATACCCCTAACCCTCCCGGTGCGCCAGGTACAACTAATCCCAGTAACCAGGCGAAACTAAACGCACTCAGTAACGACGGAATCTGAGTAGGAGTAATTGATCCTACCGCCAGTAAGGTAAATAAAAATCCGGTTCCCCGAAATCCCAAAAAGCCCATTTCACCCAACAATGGCAATAAGGGATAGCGTTCAATAGTGAACTCTTCCGTATCTGTAACCTTCTTGGAACGGCTTAAGCGTTGAACAATAGGATTGAGAACTCGGGGATGAACGCCCAACAACACCACAACTAAGCCCAAAATTTGTAACCCCCACATCCGGCTATCGGATGCCGTGTTGATCCAACCCAATCCACCACTAAATAACGCGATCGCTAACGCCGCAGCTGCCATTAACAGAGGTTCCAGTAATACACTGATACTAGCAGCACCCACAGAACCTCCAACCCCCCTCACCGCTGCAATTCGACCATAGAAATGCCACACATTACCGGGTAAATATTTAGCAACATTCGTTTTCAGATAAACCTGTAGCGCCCAACGCGGTTCAATGGGTTGTTTAAACGCCTGTAAAATCCACGTCCAAACCCAACCCGACCAAATATGTGCCAGAAGTGTAACCAAGAGTGCGATCGCCAGCATCGTCCAGCCCTGGGGATCAATGCGAATTCCAGCAACTTCTCGCCAATGATCTTTAAAAGCTTTAGCGATAAAAAATAGCGTCCCGCCCAGAATGACCCAGCGAATGTAGGGTTTTATCGATGACCAGATTTTTTTCATTGGCTAGCGGGGGAAGCTGGGGGAGATGAGGGAGATAAGGAAGAGTGTGTAGGGACGGGTTTTACCACTAACGTTTCGTTTTCACCTTGATATAACGAAACCCGCCCCGACTTAACCGTTCAATTATCACAAATTACAAATGACAAATGACGAATCTCCTTATTTATTGACGGAAGCAGCTAGCTTGGCTATAGATTGTTCAACGATTGTTGCGGCTGCATCCACTTCTTCAGCCGATACAATCAAAGGCGGGACAAAACGCA is a genomic window containing:
- a CDS encoding lysylphosphatidylglycerol synthase domain-containing protein — its product is MKKIWSSIKPYIRWVILGGTLFFIAKAFKDHWREVAGIRIDPQGWTMLAIALLVTLLAHIWSGWVWTWILQAFKQPIEPRWALQVYLKTNVAKYLPGNVWHFYGRIAAVRGVGGSVGAASISVLLEPLLMAAAALAIALFSGGLGWINTASDSRMWGLQILGLVVVLLGVHPRVLNPIVQRLSRSKKVTDTEEFTIERYPLLPLLGEMGFLGFRGTGFLFTLLAVGSITPTQIPSLLSAFSFAWLLGLVVPGAPGGLGVFEATAIALLDQQLPAAFILTGVALFRLVSILAEISAAGLAIISERLWTS